One Curtobacterium sp. MCLR17_007 DNA window includes the following coding sequences:
- a CDS encoding TetR/AcrR family transcriptional regulator codes for MPADDRPTRVGRPRAAGTTDSELSPREQILDAAAALFVENGFSATSTRAIADRVGIRQASLYYHFAGKDDMLVELLTTSVRPSLDVVRGLEQRVPDAASAAGALAALVLIDVDTLVRTPHNIGTLYLLPEVQGERYDGFRVERRELQDTYGRLGSLAATPDVTASLTPTQLGGLLIQLAETVIQLRRAGDVHDTDRDAIVATCLRACGLDTAAVAVARRDADSLLAAAVV; via the coding sequence GTGCCCGCCGACGACCGTCCCACCAGAGTCGGACGTCCCCGCGCCGCGGGCACCACCGACTCGGAGCTGTCGCCGCGGGAACAGATCCTCGACGCAGCCGCGGCGCTGTTCGTCGAGAACGGGTTCAGCGCCACGTCGACGCGCGCCATCGCGGACCGGGTCGGCATCCGGCAGGCCTCGCTGTACTACCACTTCGCCGGCAAGGACGACATGCTCGTCGAGCTGCTGACCACCTCGGTGCGCCCCAGCCTGGACGTGGTGCGCGGCCTCGAGCAGCGGGTCCCGGACGCGGCGAGCGCCGCCGGTGCGCTCGCCGCGCTGGTGCTCATCGACGTCGACACCCTGGTGCGCACGCCGCACAACATCGGCACGCTGTACCTGCTGCCCGAGGTGCAGGGCGAGCGGTACGACGGGTTCCGGGTCGAGCGTCGGGAGCTGCAGGACACCTACGGTCGACTGGGGTCGCTCGCCGCGACGCCCGATGTCACCGCGTCCCTGACCCCGACGCAGCTGGGCGGCCTGCTCATCCAGCTCGCCGAGACGGTGATCCAGCTGCGCCGTGCGGGCGACGTGCACGACACCGACCGGGACGCCATCGTCGCAACCTGCCTGCGGGCCTGCGGGCTCGACACGGCGGCGGTCGCCGTCGCCCGCCGTGATGCCGACTCCCTGCTGGCCGCAGCGGTCGTCTGA
- a CDS encoding helix-turn-helix transcriptional regulator gives MPPESEEPHAVVCHLDDLLAERDMTLTELADRVGVTVVNLSVLKNNRARAIRFSTLTRLCEVLGCQPGDVFSVRR, from the coding sequence ATGCCGCCCGAGTCCGAGGAACCGCACGCGGTCGTCTGTCACCTGGACGACCTGCTCGCCGAGCGCGACATGACCCTGACCGAGCTGGCAGACCGGGTGGGCGTCACCGTCGTCAACCTGTCGGTGCTGAAGAACAACCGTGCGCGGGCGATCCGGTTCTCGACGCTGACGCGGCTGTGCGAGGTGCTCGGCTGCCAGCCGGGCGACGTGTTCTCCGTCCGGCGCTGA
- a CDS encoding MBL fold metallo-hydrolase, with protein MDLTKYTHATVVLTKDDTTLVIDPGAYTPNSADLVARTTAVLVTHDHPDHLDADVLTAALDAQPELRVWAPASVTEALGGHDGRVTTVAPGDTFDAAGFSVQVVGGDHAVIHADIPLMSNVGYVVDGAVYHPGDAYFVPEVAVETLLVPTSGPWAKLGELVDFVRAVHPSRAVQIHDLMLSDAGRGSFAQFAQQLTGTELVTLADGETITL; from the coding sequence ATGGACCTCACGAAGTACACCCACGCCACCGTCGTGCTCACCAAGGACGACACCACCCTCGTGATCGACCCGGGCGCCTACACGCCGAACTCCGCGGACCTGGTCGCCCGCACCACCGCGGTCCTCGTCACCCACGACCACCCGGACCACCTCGACGCCGACGTGCTGACCGCCGCACTCGACGCCCAGCCCGAACTGCGCGTCTGGGCCCCGGCGAGCGTCACCGAGGCGCTCGGGGGCCACGACGGCCGCGTCACGACCGTCGCACCCGGGGACACGTTCGACGCTGCGGGCTTCTCGGTGCAGGTCGTCGGCGGCGACCACGCCGTCATCCACGCGGACATCCCGCTCATGAGCAACGTCGGCTACGTCGTCGACGGCGCCGTGTACCACCCCGGAGACGCGTACTTCGTGCCCGAGGTCGCCGTCGAGACCCTGCTCGTCCCGACCTCCGGACCGTGGGCGAAGCTCGGCGAGCTCGTCGACTTCGTCCGTGCCGTGCACCCGTCGCGCGCCGTGCAGATCCACGACCTGATGCTCAGCGACGCGGGCAGGGGCTCGTTCGCCCAGTTCGCGCAGCAGCTCACGGGGACCGAGCTGGTGACGCTGGCGGACGGCGAGACCATCACGCTCTGA
- a CDS encoding helix-turn-helix domain-containing protein, with the protein MNETTSRPATTALVAVAGQDTDSAITSLAGMYAGRTWYSSALDQQYWYKYVAVGDDQLSVRRSQMHGYLRGDVATEGEVVVQWLDRGTARVDVGRDEVRMEPGVPTLFPVGRRFRMEYQDWDQRLVHLGQDLVRTVAEEAGLSAVGPLAFDHRVTPDATSIAAWRTAVAGAMRALHAGGVGSLAWHEAQREVARALLRLYPLQTGPLAAEPSQRAGARLRTALEYLEAHAHEAVTVGAVADAAGLSIRGLQDSFQRSLEQTPMAYLRELRLQGARDQLLLTGPGEASVADVARAWGFTHMGRFSAEYAARFGEYPRHTLRRSS; encoded by the coding sequence ATGAACGAGACGACGTCGCGACCCGCGACGACGGCACTGGTCGCCGTCGCCGGACAGGACACGGACTCGGCGATCACGTCCCTCGCGGGCATGTACGCCGGCCGGACCTGGTACTCGTCCGCGCTGGACCAGCAGTACTGGTACAAGTACGTCGCAGTCGGCGACGACCAGCTGAGCGTCCGTCGTTCGCAGATGCACGGGTACCTTCGCGGCGACGTGGCGACCGAGGGTGAGGTCGTCGTGCAGTGGCTCGACCGCGGCACCGCCCGGGTCGACGTCGGACGCGACGAGGTCCGGATGGAACCGGGCGTCCCGACGCTGTTCCCGGTCGGGCGACGCTTCCGGATGGAGTACCAGGACTGGGACCAGCGGCTCGTGCACCTCGGGCAGGACCTGGTGCGCACCGTGGCCGAGGAGGCGGGGCTCTCCGCCGTCGGTCCGCTCGCGTTCGACCACCGCGTCACGCCCGATGCCACGAGCATCGCGGCCTGGCGTACGGCCGTCGCCGGGGCGATGCGTGCGCTGCACGCCGGCGGGGTCGGATCACTCGCCTGGCACGAGGCGCAGCGCGAGGTCGCCCGCGCCCTGCTCCGGCTGTACCCGCTGCAGACCGGGCCGCTCGCGGCCGAGCCGTCGCAGCGCGCCGGTGCCCGGCTCCGGACCGCGCTCGAGTACCTCGAGGCGCACGCCCACGAGGCGGTGACCGTCGGTGCGGTCGCCGATGCCGCCGGGTTGAGCATCCGAGGACTGCAGGACTCGTTCCAACGCTCGCTCGAGCAGACCCCGATGGCCTACCTCCGCGAACTGCGGCTGCAGGGCGCCCGCGACCAGCTGCTCCTGACCGGCCCGGGAGAGGCGTCGGTCGCCGACGTGGCGCGCGCCTGGGGCTTCACCCACATGGGGCGCTTCTCGGCGGAGTACGCCGCCCGGTTCGGGGAGTACCCGCGGCACACGCTGCGCCGCTCGTCCTGA
- a CDS encoding NAD(P)/FAD-dependent oxidoreductase: MERFDTIVVGAGIAGLTAARLLTTSGQDVVVLEARDRVGGRVWTDRSDGRATDLGASWIHGVDGSPVAAAAHAFGMPTVEFTVGGYQTDSRPISYAGPDGRLLDPAATRRFVADVRAVDAALVPVIAASAPEATYRDVTEAALAQQDWPADRVERVREHLAHRSEEQYGVTIAGLAAHGLDDDAIDGDEVVFPEGYDALATHLAEGLDVRLGHVVERVAWSGSGAVVSAGTTSFAADAVVVTVPVGVLQSGAFVIEPPLPDAHRAALGRLRMNAFEKVVLRFPTRFWAPADGSDVYGIRQLGPEGRWWHSWYDLTRLDDEPTLLTFAAGPAALGIRGWSDEQVAASVLEQLRRLFGPEVPEPTSVHVTAWQDDPFARGSYAYMTPGSRTSDHDDLAVPVGGGVLHLAGEATWTDDPATVTAAMRSGERAAGAVIGHPVVLEFPEPPR; the protein is encoded by the coding sequence ATGGAACGGTTCGACACCATCGTCGTCGGGGCCGGCATCGCCGGGCTCACCGCCGCACGACTGCTGACGACATCCGGTCAGGACGTCGTCGTGCTCGAGGCCCGCGACCGGGTCGGCGGGCGCGTGTGGACGGACCGGTCGGACGGCCGGGCCACGGACCTCGGCGCGTCGTGGATCCACGGTGTCGACGGCAGCCCGGTCGCGGCCGCGGCGCACGCGTTCGGCATGCCGACGGTCGAGTTCACCGTCGGCGGCTACCAGACCGACAGCCGGCCGATCAGCTACGCCGGACCCGACGGCCGCCTGCTCGACCCCGCGGCGACCCGGCGCTTCGTCGCGGACGTGCGCGCCGTCGACGCCGCACTGGTCCCGGTGATCGCGGCCTCGGCACCGGAGGCCACCTACCGCGACGTGACCGAGGCGGCGCTCGCCCAGCAGGACTGGCCCGCGGACCGTGTCGAGCGGGTCCGCGAGCACCTCGCCCACCGCAGCGAGGAGCAGTACGGGGTCACGATCGCGGGACTCGCCGCGCACGGGCTCGACGACGACGCGATCGACGGCGACGAGGTCGTGTTCCCCGAGGGCTACGACGCGCTCGCGACGCACCTGGCCGAGGGACTCGACGTGCGACTCGGCCACGTGGTCGAGCGCGTGGCGTGGTCGGGGTCCGGCGCCGTCGTGTCGGCCGGGACGACGTCGTTCGCGGCGGACGCCGTCGTCGTGACCGTGCCCGTCGGGGTCCTGCAGTCCGGTGCGTTCGTGATCGAGCCGCCCCTGCCCGACGCACACCGGGCGGCGCTCGGCCGCCTCCGGATGAATGCGTTCGAGAAGGTGGTCCTGCGCTTCCCGACACGGTTCTGGGCACCGGCCGACGGCTCCGACGTCTACGGCATCCGACAGCTCGGTCCCGAGGGGCGCTGGTGGCACTCCTGGTACGACCTGACCCGGCTCGACGACGAGCCGACCCTGCTGACGTTCGCCGCCGGTCCCGCAGCACTGGGCATCCGCGGGTGGAGCGACGAGCAGGTGGCCGCGTCCGTGCTCGAGCAGCTGCGGCGACTGTTCGGGCCCGAGGTCCCGGAGCCCACGAGCGTCCACGTCACGGCGTGGCAGGACGACCCCTTCGCACGCGGTTCGTACGCGTACATGACACCCGGCTCGCGCACGAGCGACCACGACGACCTGGCCGTCCCGGTCGGCGGCGGCGTGCTGCACCTGGCCGGCGAGGCCACCTGGACCGACGACCCGGCGACGGTCACCGCGGCGATGCGCTCCGGCGAGCGCGCGGCCGGTGCTGTGATCGGGCACCCGGTCGTGCTGGAGTTCCCGGAGCCACCTCGGTAG
- a CDS encoding 5-oxoprolinase subunit PxpA, whose amino-acid sequence MTTIDLNSDLGEGYGAWPMGDDPAMLDVVSSANIACGAHAGDPVIMLATARAAAARGVAVGAHVAYRDLAGFGRRPVHVTPDELYADVVHQLGAMTAAAHVAGTAVTYVKPHGALYNTACADPVQAEAVVRAVADVDPTLAVLALPDSELLHAADRRGLRAVSESFADRAYEPDGSLVSRSTPGSVLHDPDQVAARVLRMVTDGVATAIDGSEIRVRAESVCVHGDSPSAVAMARAIRTLLTTQGVGIAPFAPVAPAVPVVPVVPVVP is encoded by the coding sequence GTGACGACGATCGACCTCAACAGCGACCTCGGCGAGGGCTACGGCGCCTGGCCGATGGGCGACGACCCCGCGATGCTCGACGTCGTCTCGAGCGCGAACATCGCGTGCGGGGCCCACGCCGGCGACCCCGTGATCATGCTCGCGACCGCCCGCGCCGCCGCTGCCCGCGGTGTGGCCGTCGGCGCCCACGTGGCTTACCGCGACCTCGCCGGCTTCGGGCGACGCCCGGTCCACGTCACGCCGGACGAGCTGTACGCCGACGTCGTCCACCAGCTCGGTGCGATGACCGCGGCGGCGCACGTCGCCGGCACGGCTGTCACCTACGTCAAGCCCCACGGAGCGCTCTACAACACGGCCTGCGCCGACCCGGTCCAGGCCGAGGCCGTCGTCCGCGCGGTCGCCGACGTGGACCCGACGCTCGCGGTGCTGGCGCTGCCCGACTCGGAGCTGCTGCACGCGGCCGACCGACGTGGTCTCCGTGCGGTCTCCGAGTCCTTCGCCGACCGGGCGTACGAACCCGACGGCTCGCTCGTGTCGCGCAGCACCCCGGGCTCGGTGCTGCACGACCCGGACCAGGTCGCCGCACGGGTGCTCAGGATGGTCACGGACGGCGTCGCAACGGCGATCGACGGTTCCGAGATCCGGGTGCGCGCCGAGTCGGTGTGCGTGCACGGGGACTCCCCCTCGGCGGTCGCGATGGCGCGGGCGATCCGGACGCTGCTGACCACGCAGGGCGTCGGCATCGCGCCGTTCGCGCCAGTCGCGCCCGCTGTGCCGGTCGTGCCGGTCGTGCCGGTCGTGCCGTGA
- a CDS encoding allophanate hydrolase subunit 1: MTLDLRPAGGAALLATFDSLAAVVAFRSALPTGLPGVTEVVSGARSLLFRFDATTDAGRLAAALDAVPLDAAAGEPGAAGEPEAAGEPEAAVEPATTSEPVVVAVTYDGEDLATVAALVGMSTSDLVAWHTGQVWTSAFCGFAPGFSYLTGTAPSLDLPRRSSARTAVPSGAVAMAGEFSAVYPRTSPGGWQLIGRTDVPMWSLDRDPPALAPAGTRVRFVAVHP; the protein is encoded by the coding sequence GTGACGCTCGACCTGCGTCCGGCGGGCGGCGCCGCACTGCTGGCCACGTTCGACTCGCTCGCGGCGGTCGTCGCCTTCCGGTCCGCGCTCCCCACGGGTCTGCCGGGTGTGACCGAGGTGGTGTCCGGCGCCCGCTCGCTGCTGTTCCGGTTCGACGCCACCACCGACGCCGGGCGACTCGCCGCGGCGCTCGACGCGGTCCCGCTCGACGCCGCCGCCGGTGAACCCGGGGCCGCCGGTGAACCCGAGGCCGCCGGTGAACCCGAGGCCGCAGTGGAGCCTGCCACCACCAGCGAGCCCGTCGTCGTCGCCGTGACCTACGACGGTGAGGACCTCGCCACCGTCGCTGCCCTCGTCGGCATGTCCACGTCCGACCTCGTCGCCTGGCACACCGGTCAGGTCTGGACGAGCGCGTTCTGCGGGTTCGCGCCCGGCTTCAGCTACCTGACGGGCACGGCGCCGTCCCTCGACCTGCCCCGACGGTCCAGCGCCCGGACGGCCGTCCCGAGCGGGGCGGTGGCCATGGCCGGCGAGTTCAGCGCCGTCTACCCGCGGACGTCTCCCGGCGGGTGGCAGCTCATCGGGCGCACCGACGTGCCGATGTGGTCACTCGACCGCGACCCGCCGGCGCTCGCTCCTGCCGGCACGCGGGTCCGGTTCGTGGCAGTGCACCCATGA
- a CDS encoding biotin-dependent carboxyltransferase family protein, with the protein MSTLTVVHVGYGVTTQDGGRPGFSDMGLGAAGAADRGAAALANRMVGNRPDAAVLEALLGSVALRSDAHVVAAVTGAPCPVEVEHADGRVRGAASHEVVLLAPGDTLRIGMPPSGLRAMVAVRGGIAVEPVLGSRSWDSLARLGPAPLAAGDVLPIGADADAWSWPVVDAVAPPLGPTPGEPVVLDVTAGPRDDWFTPSWRSVLTEQDHHVSADSDRVGVRTTAETALVRAVTHELPSEGVELGSLQVPPDGHPVLFLADHPVTGGYPVVAVMTPASVDRAAQLRPGDRVRFRLLQ; encoded by the coding sequence ATGAGCACGCTGACGGTCGTCCACGTGGGCTACGGCGTCACCACCCAGGACGGAGGCCGCCCCGGTTTCAGCGACATGGGCCTCGGTGCGGCCGGCGCCGCCGACCGCGGTGCGGCGGCGCTGGCCAACCGGATGGTCGGCAACCGTCCCGACGCCGCCGTCCTGGAGGCCCTGCTCGGCTCCGTCGCACTGCGGTCCGATGCGCACGTGGTCGCCGCGGTGACCGGCGCACCGTGCCCGGTCGAGGTCGAGCACGCGGACGGCCGGGTCCGCGGCGCAGCCTCGCACGAGGTCGTGCTGCTCGCCCCCGGGGACACCCTGCGCATCGGGATGCCACCGAGCGGGCTGCGCGCCATGGTCGCCGTCCGGGGTGGGATCGCCGTCGAACCGGTCCTGGGCAGCCGCTCGTGGGACTCGCTCGCACGGCTCGGCCCGGCACCCCTTGCCGCCGGTGACGTCCTGCCGATCGGGGCGGATGCCGACGCATGGTCCTGGCCGGTCGTCGACGCCGTCGCACCGCCCCTCGGGCCGACCCCGGGCGAACCGGTCGTGCTCGACGTCACCGCCGGCCCGCGCGACGACTGGTTCACCCCGTCGTGGCGGTCCGTCCTGACCGAGCAGGACCACCACGTCAGCGCCGACAGCGACCGGGTCGGCGTCCGGACCACGGCCGAGACCGCGCTCGTCCGGGCCGTCACGCATGAACTCCCGAGCGAGGGGGTCGAGCTGGGCTCGCTGCAGGTCCCGCCCGACGGCCACCCGGTGCTCTTCCTCGCCGACCACCCGGTCACCGGCGGCTACCCCGTCGTCGCGGTCATGACGCCGGCGTCCGTCGACCGGGCAGCGCAGCTCCGCCCGGGAGACCGCGTCCGCTTCCGGCTGCTCCAGTGA
- a CDS encoding antibiotic biosynthesis monooxygenase, giving the protein MSMTVFLEVRLRDDLSTETIESAIRETLAQTAEFPGNESLEVLVDDADASRLVVLERWASTADHDAYVAWRATSEGRAEALAAVLAEPPVTRTFDRSITLA; this is encoded by the coding sequence ATGTCGATGACAGTGTTCCTCGAGGTCCGCTTGCGCGACGACCTGTCGACCGAGACGATCGAGTCCGCGATCCGCGAGACCCTCGCGCAGACGGCGGAGTTCCCCGGCAACGAGTCACTCGAGGTCCTGGTCGACGACGCCGACGCATCCCGCCTCGTGGTACTCGAACGGTGGGCGAGCACCGCTGACCACGACGCATACGTCGCCTGGCGCGCCACCTCGGAGGGCCGGGCCGAGGCACTCGCAGCAGTGCTGGCCGAGCCGCCCGTCACGCGGACCTTCGACCGGAGCATCACGCTGGCGTAG
- a CDS encoding DUF2891 family protein, giving the protein MSHSDLDRAVWAERFAAVAAENTTREYPYAAQHTTVSPDDRALPAELHPSFATSYDWHSSVHMHWLAARLVASGLAPTLEARLVPVLQAHLRAEHLATEAAYLRQTPHYERPYGWAWLMKLAAEATGSEAPAIRALAPGFVPVVDVLEDLVTRWVSGAAHPVRHGVHSNSAFGLLLVLDAARSLGRDELAATVSQAARDWFGDDAGWPFAWERSGHDFLSAGFAEADLMRAVLPVAEFAPWARAFFAEVRPGDAVLTPTVVRDENDPQQVHLFGLDLSRAGAARRIADALRSADPADVTLADLLGGAADRLLASGLQASVGEEYYSTHWLASFAWDAMEAREHDAR; this is encoded by the coding sequence TTGTCGCATTCTGATCTCGACCGCGCGGTCTGGGCCGAACGGTTCGCCGCGGTCGCCGCGGAGAACACCACCCGCGAGTACCCGTACGCGGCGCAGCACACGACGGTGAGTCCGGACGACCGGGCCCTGCCCGCCGAGCTCCACCCGTCGTTCGCCACCTCGTACGACTGGCACTCGTCGGTCCACATGCACTGGCTCGCCGCGCGGTTGGTCGCGTCCGGGCTGGCACCCACCCTGGAGGCACGGCTCGTCCCCGTCCTGCAGGCCCACCTGCGCGCAGAGCACCTGGCCACCGAGGCGGCCTACCTCCGGCAGACCCCGCACTACGAGCGCCCGTACGGGTGGGCCTGGCTGATGAAGTTGGCGGCCGAGGCCACCGGGTCCGAAGCGCCGGCGATCCGCGCCCTCGCGCCGGGGTTCGTCCCCGTCGTCGACGTGCTCGAGGACCTCGTCACCCGCTGGGTCTCCGGCGCCGCGCACCCCGTCCGGCACGGCGTGCACAGCAACTCCGCCTTCGGGCTGCTGCTCGTGCTCGACGCCGCACGCTCCCTGGGCCGTGACGAGCTCGCGGCGACGGTGTCCCAGGCTGCGCGCGACTGGTTCGGCGACGACGCCGGCTGGCCGTTCGCCTGGGAGCGCAGCGGGCACGACTTCCTGTCCGCCGGGTTCGCCGAGGCCGACCTGATGCGGGCGGTGCTGCCCGTGGCGGAGTTCGCACCGTGGGCCCGCGCGTTCTTCGCCGAGGTCCGTCCCGGTGACGCGGTCCTGACCCCGACCGTGGTGCGCGACGAGAACGACCCACAGCAGGTGCACCTGTTCGGGCTCGACCTGTCGCGTGCCGGTGCTGCCCGACGCATCGCGGACGCGCTGCGGTCAGCTGACCCGGCCGACGTCACGCTGGCGGACCTGCTCGGCGGCGCGGCCGACCGGCTGCTGGCGTCGGGGCTGCAGGCGAGCGTGGGCGAGGAGTACTACTCCACCCACTGGCTGGCGAGTTTCGCCTGGGACGCGATGGAGGCCCGGGAACACGACGCCCGCTGA
- a CDS encoding DUF979 domain-containing protein codes for MITSEWLYWLIGAFFIAVAVLIVTDREHAKRLGNAAFWGILGVSFFYGTFVAAKTAPSWVLGIAVLVMVALAGLGFTGTTARGGRPSRTRVASIPGAGVGAETGPAEPTGAMARQSSDSTSVLATTSPDERAASATRFGNRLFIPALVVPVVAVLVATLGPLVQIGGTPLLAEGSATLTGLGIGSVLAVVVAVFVLRPPKIATPIREGGRLLQAIGWAALLPQMLSTLGIVFTQAGVGDAVGTIIKTILPSGSLLAAVVVYCLGMALFTVIMGNAFAAFPIMTAAIGWPVLVQGFDGNPAAIFAIGMLAGFCGTLVTPMAANFNLVPAALLEMRDKYGPIKAQIPTAAILLVVNMGVMYLVAF; via the coding sequence GTGATCACCAGCGAATGGCTCTACTGGCTCATCGGCGCGTTCTTCATCGCCGTCGCGGTCCTCATCGTCACGGACCGGGAGCACGCCAAGCGCCTCGGCAACGCGGCCTTCTGGGGCATCCTCGGCGTCTCCTTCTTCTACGGCACGTTCGTCGCCGCCAAGACCGCTCCGTCGTGGGTGCTCGGCATCGCGGTCCTGGTGATGGTGGCCCTCGCCGGCCTCGGCTTCACCGGCACCACGGCCAGGGGTGGCCGGCCGAGCCGCACCCGCGTCGCGAGCATCCCGGGCGCGGGCGTCGGCGCCGAGACCGGCCCGGCGGAACCCACCGGCGCGATGGCCCGCCAGTCGAGCGACAGCACGAGCGTGCTCGCGACCACCAGCCCCGATGAGCGCGCAGCCTCCGCAACGCGCTTCGGCAACCGGCTCTTCATCCCCGCACTGGTGGTCCCGGTGGTCGCCGTCCTGGTCGCCACGCTCGGCCCGCTCGTCCAGATCGGTGGCACGCCGTTGCTCGCCGAGGGCAGCGCGACCCTGACCGGACTCGGCATCGGATCGGTCCTGGCCGTGGTCGTCGCCGTGTTCGTCCTGCGCCCACCCAAGATCGCCACCCCCATCCGCGAGGGCGGCCGGCTCCTGCAGGCCATCGGCTGGGCAGCGCTGCTCCCGCAGATGCTCTCCACGCTCGGCATCGTGTTCACCCAGGCGGGGGTCGGCGACGCGGTCGGCACGATCATCAAGACGATCCTGCCGAGCGGTTCGCTGCTCGCCGCGGTCGTCGTCTACTGCCTCGGCATGGCGCTGTTCACCGTCATCATGGGCAACGCGTTCGCTGCGTTCCCGATCATGACCGCCGCGATCGGCTGGCCGGTCCTGGTGCAGGGCTTCGACGGCAACCCCGCAGCGATCTTCGCCATCGGCATGCTCGCCGGCTTCTGCGGCACCCTCGTGACCCCGATGGCAGCGAACTTCAACCTCGTCCCGGCCGCGCTGCTCGAGATGCGGGACAAGTACGGCCCGATCAAGGCCCAGATCCCGACGGCCGCCATCCTGCTCGTCGTCAACATGGGGGTCATGTACCTTGTCGCATTCTGA
- a CDS encoding DUF969 domain-containing protein encodes MFVLIGVAVVIIGFALRVNALLVVTVAGIVTAAIGGIGPVGILTAFGDGFASSRSVTTFALVLPVIGLIERYGLQDQAKRLIAKLDKLTTGRLLAGYLAIRQVTAAVGLTSIGGPAQTVRPLVYPMAEGAAIKKYGRVDDPMREKIKGFSASSDTVGVFFGEDVFVAVGSILLITTFVDATYDLALEPIDLALWAIPTGIVALLVHGTRLLLFDRKLDRMAADMRGAPTTTGVAA; translated from the coding sequence ATGTTCGTCCTCATCGGCGTCGCCGTCGTCATCATCGGCTTCGCACTGCGCGTCAACGCGCTGCTCGTCGTCACCGTCGCGGGGATCGTCACCGCGGCCATCGGCGGGATCGGTCCCGTCGGCATCCTCACCGCGTTCGGCGACGGCTTCGCCTCCAGCCGCAGCGTCACGACCTTCGCGCTCGTGCTGCCGGTCATCGGCCTGATCGAGCGCTACGGTCTGCAAGACCAGGCCAAGCGGCTCATCGCGAAGCTCGACAAGCTGACCACCGGGCGGCTGCTCGCCGGGTACCTCGCGATCCGGCAGGTCACCGCCGCCGTGGGCCTGACGAGCATCGGTGGTCCGGCCCAGACGGTGCGCCCGCTGGTGTACCCGATGGCCGAGGGCGCCGCCATCAAGAAGTACGGCCGCGTGGACGACCCGATGCGCGAGAAGATCAAGGGCTTCTCCGCGTCCTCCGACACCGTCGGCGTGTTCTTCGGTGAGGACGTCTTCGTCGCGGTCGGCTCGATCCTGCTCATCACGACCTTCGTCGACGCGACGTACGACCTGGCGCTCGAGCCGATCGACCTCGCGCTCTGGGCGATCCCGACGGGCATCGTCGCGCTGCTGGTCCACGGCACACGGCTGCTGCTGTTCGACCGCAAGCTCGACCGGATGGCAGCGGACATGCGCGGCGCCCCGACCACCACGGGGGTCGCAGCGTGA
- a CDS encoding GntR family transcriptional regulator has protein sequence MSRTVSGAESSATRLRTMIASGDFAPGTQLSEERLSDQLGVSRNTLREAFRLLARDRLVEHVFNRGVFVRRLSEADVADLYAARRVLEEAAIRSSTPDSPALAEAADAVRAARTAAADGDWHMVGTADIRFHAALVRGVPSERIWGLMDGLLAEMRLAFLETDDPATFHAGFVDRNEAIVIALRTGDRDAASALLADYLDDAEQTLRSAAARD, from the coding sequence ATGAGCCGAACCGTCAGCGGCGCCGAGTCCTCCGCGACCCGACTGCGCACGATGATCGCGTCCGGCGACTTCGCGCCGGGGACGCAGCTGTCCGAGGAGCGCCTGAGCGACCAGCTCGGTGTCTCGCGGAACACGCTGCGCGAGGCCTTCCGCCTGCTCGCACGCGACCGGCTCGTCGAGCACGTCTTCAACCGCGGCGTCTTCGTCCGACGCCTCTCCGAGGCCGACGTCGCCGACCTCTACGCCGCGCGCCGCGTGCTCGAGGAGGCCGCGATCCGGTCGTCCACGCCGGACTCCCCCGCCCTCGCGGAGGCCGCCGACGCCGTCCGCGCCGCGCGCACGGCAGCCGCCGACGGCGACTGGCACATGGTCGGGACCGCCGACATCCGGTTCCATGCGGCCCTCGTGCGCGGTGTGCCGAGCGAGCGGATCTGGGGCCTGATGGACGGTCTGCTCGCGGAGATGCGCCTGGCGTTCCTCGAGACCGACGACCCCGCCACGTTCCACGCCGGGTTCGTGGACCGCAACGAGGCCATCGTCATCGCACTCCGCACGGGCGACCGGGACGCGGCATCGGCGCTGCTCGCCGACTACCTCGACGACGCGGAGCAGACGCTGCGCTCGGCCGCCGCCCGGGACTGA